The Siniperca chuatsi isolate FFG_IHB_CAS linkage group LG9, ASM2008510v1, whole genome shotgun sequence genome includes a region encoding these proteins:
- the LOC122881844 gene encoding WD repeat-containing protein 87-like isoform X2 codes for MEIGHYVNSPAERSNREEQRENLHSGGSKIYMLVGVSFGLLCIIQFALNLSYRLQAVGCSNRSDNVSTSNFTMMSADDIRALILERDRLLQEKNQLVQEKDQLVQEKNQLLQEKDRLVQEKNQLVQEKDQLVQEKKQLVQEKDQLVQEKNQLLQEKDRLVQEKNQLVQEKDQLVQEKKQLVQEKDQLVQEKNQLLQEKDRLVQEKNQLVQEKDRLVQEKDQLVQEKKQLVQERDRLVQEKKKMFQDKDQLVHEKNQLVHEKNQLLQEKNQLLQEQNTPSCPQGWWRYMSSCYKLSSRRDTWEYAKRDCVRKGAHLVIMNDEVEEKVVRIIGNGVRMWMGLSGQQEYGYWTWTLVDGSSLLYINWNDHAYFGNNYRYQCAYVDEDPLCQGTWFMDICQEHHYWMCEMELHTSSSHRQTYM; via the exons ATGGAGATAGGACACTATGTCAACTCACCAGCTGAGAGGAGCAATAGAGAGGAGCAAAGAGAAAATCTTCATTCAG GAGGGTCAAAAATCTACATGTTGGTTGGAGTCAGCTTTGGCCTGCTGTGCATTATACAATTCGCTCTCAATCTTTCATATCGGCTACAAGCTG TTGGGTGTTCTAACAGGTCAGACAATGTTTCGACTAGCAATTTCACCATGATGTCAGCTGACGACATCAGAGCCCTGATTTTAGAGAGAGATCGACTGCTTCAAGAGAAAAACCAACTGGTTCAAGAGAAAGACCAACTGGTTCAAGAGAAAAACCAACTGCTTCAAGAGAAAGATCGACTGGTTCAAGAGAAAAACCAACTGGTTCAAGAGAAAGACCAACTGGttcaagagaaaaaacaactgGTTCAAGAGAAAGACCAACTGGTTCAAGAGAAAAACCAACTGCTTCAAGAGAAAGATCGACTGGTTCAAGAGAAAAACCAACTGGTTCAAGAGAAAGACCAACTGGTTCAAGAGAAAAAGCAACTGGTTCAAGAGAAAGACCAACTGGTTCAAGAGAAAAACCAACTGCTTCAAGAGAAAGATCGACTGGTTCAAGAGAAAAACCAACTGGTTCAAGAGAAAGATCGACTGGTTCAAGAGAAAGACCAACTGGTTCAAGAGAAAAAGCAACTGGTTCAAGAGAGAGATCGACTGgttcaagagaaaaaaaaaatgtttcaggaTAAAGACCAACTGGTTCATGAGAAAAACCAACTGGTTCATGAGAAAAACCAACTGCTTCAAGAGAAAAACCAACTGCTTCA AGAACAAAACACCCCAAGCTGTCCCCAGGGATGGTGGAGATACATGTCTTCCTGTTACAAGCTTTCTTCTAGGAGAGACACCTGGGAGTATGCCAAACGAGACTGTGTGAGGAAAGGAGCTCATTTGGTGATTATGAATGATGAAGTGGAAGAG AAAGTTGTCCGTATTATTGGAAATGGTGTCAGAATGTGGATGGGCTTGAGCGGCCAACAAGAATACGGCTACTGGACGTGGACATTGGTGGATGGAAGCTCATTGCTTTATAT tAACTGGAATGATCACGCGTATTTTGGGAACAACTACCGTTACCAGTGTGCATATGTTGACGAAGACCCATTGTGCCAGGGGACCTGGTTCATGGACATCTGTCAAGAACATCACTATTGGATGTGTGAGATGGAGCTGCACACCAGctcttcacacagacagacatacatgtaa
- the LOC122881844 gene encoding CD209 antigen-like isoform X1, whose translation MEIGHYVNSPAERSNREEQRENLHSGGSKIYMLVGVSFGLLCIIQFALNLSYRLQAVGCSNRSDNVSTSNFTMMSADDIRALILERDRLLQEKNQLVQEKDQLVQEKNQLLQEKDRLVQEKNQLVQEKDQLVQEKKQLVQEKDQLVQEKNQLLQEKDRLVQEKNQLVQEKDQLVQEKKQLVQEKDQLVQEKNQLLQEKDRLVQEKNQLVQEKDRLVQEKDQLVQEKKQLVQERDRLVQEKKKMFQDKDQLVHEKNQLVHEKNQLLQEKNQLLQEKNQLLQEQNTPSCPQGWWRYMSSCYKLSSRRDTWEYAKRDCVRKGAHLVIMNDEVEEKVVRIIGNGVRMWMGLSGQQEYGYWTWTLVDGSSLLYINWNDHAYFGNNYRYQCAYVDEDPLCQGTWFMDICQEHHYWMCEMELHTSSSHRQTYM comes from the exons ATGGAGATAGGACACTATGTCAACTCACCAGCTGAGAGGAGCAATAGAGAGGAGCAAAGAGAAAATCTTCATTCAG GAGGGTCAAAAATCTACATGTTGGTTGGAGTCAGCTTTGGCCTGCTGTGCATTATACAATTCGCTCTCAATCTTTCATATCGGCTACAAGCTG TTGGGTGTTCTAACAGGTCAGACAATGTTTCGACTAGCAATTTCACCATGATGTCAGCTGACGACATCAGAGCCCTGATTTTAGAGAGAGATCGACTGCTTCAAGAGAAAAACCAACTGGTTCAAGAGAAAGACCAACTGGTTCAAGAGAAAAACCAACTGCTTCAAGAGAAAGATCGACTGGTTCAAGAGAAAAACCAACTGGTTCAAGAGAAAGACCAACTGGttcaagagaaaaaacaactgGTTCAAGAGAAAGACCAACTGGTTCAAGAGAAAAACCAACTGCTTCAAGAGAAAGATCGACTGGTTCAAGAGAAAAACCAACTGGTTCAAGAGAAAGACCAACTGGTTCAAGAGAAAAAGCAACTGGTTCAAGAGAAAGACCAACTGGTTCAAGAGAAAAACCAACTGCTTCAAGAGAAAGATCGACTGGTTCAAGAGAAAAACCAACTGGTTCAAGAGAAAGATCGACTGGTTCAAGAGAAAGACCAACTGGTTCAAGAGAAAAAGCAACTGGTTCAAGAGAGAGATCGACTGgttcaagagaaaaaaaaaatgtttcaggaTAAAGACCAACTGGTTCATGAGAAAAACCAACTGGTTCATGAGAAAAACCAACTGCTTCAAGAGAAAAACCAACTGCTTCAAGAGAAAAACCAACTGCTTCAAG AACAAAACACCCCAAGCTGTCCCCAGGGATGGTGGAGATACATGTCTTCCTGTTACAAGCTTTCTTCTAGGAGAGACACCTGGGAGTATGCCAAACGAGACTGTGTGAGGAAAGGAGCTCATTTGGTGATTATGAATGATGAAGTGGAAGAG AAAGTTGTCCGTATTATTGGAAATGGTGTCAGAATGTGGATGGGCTTGAGCGGCCAACAAGAATACGGCTACTGGACGTGGACATTGGTGGATGGAAGCTCATTGCTTTATAT tAACTGGAATGATCACGCGTATTTTGGGAACAACTACCGTTACCAGTGTGCATATGTTGACGAAGACCCATTGTGCCAGGGGACCTGGTTCATGGACATCTGTCAAGAACATCACTATTGGATGTGTGAGATGGAGCTGCACACCAGctcttcacacagacagacatacatgtaa
- the LOC122882266 gene encoding zinc finger protein 391-like, which yields MSSVECLREFVIERLTAAAEEIFGVFRKTIVEYEKEICRQRRLLDIVWKPEIKLHRIELPQQHVCKEEEVLADQQLCIQERNSSLDQEDPEPPQIKEEQEELCSRQEGEQLVLKQETDTFMLTPAYEESDRSEPEPKSDHQLVSHGCHVAESQDQKGGKHEDSGSTRDAEPKQKNPDRKRRSHSNNVHKSTMSEIHRNPHAELPQQHVRKEEEVLADQQLCIQERNSSLDQEDPEPPQIKEEQEGLCSRQEGEQLVLKQETDTFMLTPAYEESDRSEPEPKSDHQLVSHDCHVAESQDQKGGKHEDSGSTRDVEPKQKNPDRKRRSHSNNVHKSTMSEIHRNPHAGKKSLKSDTFGKDFKYKSRLQKHLRTHTGEKPYSCSSCGKRFSQTSDLNVHMRIHTDEKPYSCKTCGKDFRVSGNLNVHMRTHTGEKPYLCKTCGKRFRQMSKLKRHIRIHTGEKPYSCKTCGKDFRESGHLKVHMRIHTGEKPYLCKTCGKRFGDISALKKHMTIHTGEKPYTCETCGKDFRVTGHLKVHMRRAHTGEKPYICTICGKRYVDASSLAQHSRSHSGK from the exons ATGTCTTCAGTTGAGTGTTTGAGAGAGTTTGTCATCGAGCgactaactgctgctgctgaagaaataTTCGGAGTTTTTAGAAAAACTATCGTCGAGTACGAGAAAGAGATCTGCCGTCAGCGCAGACTGCTGGATATCGTTTGGAAACCCGAAATAAAGTTACACAGGATAG AGCTCCCACAGCAACATGTCtgtaaggaggaggaggttctCGCTGACCAGCAGCTCTGTATTCAGGAGAGGAACTCCAGTCTGGACCAAGAGGACCCAGAGCCTCCACagattaaagaggaacaggaggaactctGTAGCaggcaggagggagagcagcttgtaCTGAAGCAGGAGACTGATACCTTTATGTTGACTCCTGCTTACGAGGAAAGTGACCGCAGTGAACCAGAACCGAAAAGTGACCACCAGCTCGTCTCTCACGGCTGTCATGTAGCTGAGAGCCAAGATCAGAAAGGAGGCAAGCATGAAGACTCGGGATCAACTAGAGATGCAGAGCCAAAACAAAAGAATCCAGATCGCAAACGCAGAAGCCACAGTAACAATGTACACAAGTCTACCATGTCAGAGATTCACCGTAATCCTCACGCAg AGCTCCCACAGCAACATGTCcgtaaggaggaggaggttctCGCTGACCAGCAGCTCTGTATTCAGGAGAGGAACTCCAGTCTGGACCAAGAGGACCCAGAGCCTCCACagattaaagaggaacaggagggaCTCTGTAGCaggcaggagggagagcagcttgtaCTGAAGCAGGAGACTGATACCTTTATGTTGACTCCTGCTTACGAGGAAAGTGACCGCAGTGAACCAGAACCGAAAAGTGACCACCAGCTCGTCTCTCACGACTGTCATGTAGCTGAGAGCCAAGATCAGAAAGGAGGCAAGCATGAAGACTCAGGATCAACTAGAGATGTAGAGCCAAAACAAAAGAATCCAGATCGCAAACGCAGAAGCCACAGTAACAATGTACACAAGTCTACCATGTCAGAGATTCACCGTAATCCTCACGCAggtaaaaagtctttaaaatctGACACATTTGGAAAAGATTTTAAGTACAAGTCAAGATTGCAGAAACACCTGagaacccacacaggtgagaagccatattCTTGCAGCAGCTGTGGAAAAAGATTCAGTCAGACATCAGATTTGAATGTTCATATGAGAATCCATACAGATGAGAAGCCATATTCTTGCAAAACATGTGGGAAAGATTTCAGAGTTAGTGGTAACTTGAATGTCCACATGagaacccacacaggtgagaagccgtacCTTTGCAAGACCTGCGGGAAAAGATTCagacaaatgtcaaaattgaaAAGGCATATaagaatccacacaggtgagaagccatattCTTGCAAAACATGTGGGAAAGATTTCAGAGAAAGTGGTCACTTGAAAGtccacatgagaatccacacaggtgagaagccatacCTTTGCAAGACCTGCGGGAAAAGATTCGGTGACATTTCAGCATTGAAAAAACACATGAcaatccacacaggtgagaagccatatACTTGTGAAACATGTGGGAAAGATTTCAGAGTTACTGGTCACTTGAAAGTCCACATGAGAAGAGCCCACACTGGTGAGAAGCCGTATATTTGCACGATCTGTGGGAAAAGATATGTTGATGCGTCTAGTTTGGCACAGCACAGCAGATCACATTCAGGCAAGTAG